The sequence AAGAAATTAAACGAAGCTTTCGAGAACAATTATATTGTTTACTTTTAGAGGGAGTAGATGGGCTTATTTTAGAAACCTATTATAATCTCGATGAGTTAACGATGGTGTTAGAAATTGCCAGGGAGGAAACAGAAATTCCTATTATTGCAAATGTGTCCATGCATGTTCCGGGAGTTTTGGAAAATGGAATACCGTTGGCTGAAGCGTTACACCAACTGGAATCTTTAGGTGCGGATGTTGTTGGTGTTAATTGCCGTTTTGGACCATCCCAAATGATTACATCCTTACAATCCGTTCCTTTACCAAAAAAGGCCTTTTTAGCTGCATATCCAAATTCAAGCTTGCCTGCATATCGGGATGGTGTACTTTATTACGAAAATGAACCGGCTTATTTTAAACAGTGTGCCCGACAATTGCGAGAGCAGGGGGTACGTTTAGTAGGTGGTTGTTGTGGAACAACTCCTGATCATATTAAAGCATTAGCTGAAGGATTAAAAGATACGGACCCGATTACAGAAAAAGTGGTAGAAATTCCGAAGCGAGAGAGAGTAGTTGTAAAAAGGAAACGAAGAAAAATCGCTGGCAGAATTAGCAAAAGAACGACATACTATTATCGTTGAATTAGATGCTCCGAAACATTTAGATATGACAGAATATCACCAGGGAATACAAGCGTTAAAAGAAGCTGGAATCGACGCAGTGACACTTGCCGATAATTCGCTTGCAACACCGCGAATATGTAATACAGCTATTGCAACAACTATTAAAGAGCACGGGATTAAACCGTTAGTCCATATAGCTTGCCGAGATCGTAATTTAATTGGTTTACAGTCGCATTTGATGGGATTAGACATTTTAGGAATTCATGAAATTTTAGTTATAACAGGGGACCCAACTAAAATTGGCAGTTTCCCAGGAGCAACTTCTGTTTTTGATGTTAATTCGTTTAAGTTAATTGAATTAATTAAAAAAGGAAATAAAGGCATATCATTTTCCGGGCATTCTCTAAGAGAACATACCTCATTTACAGTAGGGGCAGCTTTTAATCCAAATGTGAATAATATAGAAAAAGCGGTTGCTCGATTGGAGAGAAAAATAGCAAGTGGTGCTGATTTTATCATGACACAGCCCGTTTATAGCAAAGAGAAAATAATTGCTTTGAAACAAGCGACCTCACATATAGAGACACCGATTTTTATTGGAATTATGCCATTAACGTCTACAAGAAATGCTGAATTTTTACATCATGAAGTTCCGGGGATAAAGCTTACGGATGAAGTTCGATCCCGTATGAAAGCAGCAGAAGGAAATCGAGAACAATCAACAAAAGAAAGTATTGCTATTTCGAAAGAGCTACTTGATACAGCTTTTGAACATTTTCACGGGATATATCTTATCACTCCGTTTATGCGTTATGATATGATCGTCGAATTAGTTAACTATATTCATCAAAAAACAAATTCCATGCGAGTACAACCAAGCTTATCCTTACATTAATTAGGGGTCTAGGATTTAGAATAAATAAACTTCAAATTTAAAGGATAGTCGTTAGGACATAATGATTAACCTATCCTGGAACCCGAAAGAAAATGTCAATAGTATTTATTTCATGATTTTCTATTATATAAAAAATGGAGGAGTATATATGTCAAAAATAAAGAGTTCGAATATTGGTTATCCGAGAATTGGAGAAAATCGCGAGTGGAAAAGAGCATTAGAAAATTTTTGGAGTGGAGTCATTTCTGAGACGGAATTAATTGAAAAAACAACAGAAATCCGTTTACGCAATTTGAAAAAACAACAGGAAAAAGGAATCGATTTAATCCCGGTAAATGACTTTTCCTTATATGACCATGTTTTAGATACGGCCATTATGTTTGGAATCGTACCGAAACGTTTTAACTATACTGGTGGAAAAGTAGATAGGCACACGTACTTCGCTATTGCGCGTGGAACAGATGGGGCCGTCGCTTCAGAAATGACAAAATGGTTTAACACAAACTATCATTATATCGTTCCGGAATTAAATGGCGTTAAGCCTTCATTAGTAGAGAACCGTGCTTTAACCTTTTATCAAGAAGCTAAAGAAAAACTAGGTATTGATGGAAAGCCTGTCCTTTTAGGACCTGTAACATTTGTAAAACTGGCAAAGGGTTATGACCCGCAGGAGTTTTCAACAATTGTGGAGAAATTTATACCACAATATGTACAGATCTTACAGGAACTTGTCGAAGCGGGGGCATCTTGGATTCAAATAGATGAGCCAATCTTAGTAACGCAATCATCGAAAGAAGAAATCGCAGTAGTTGAAAAAGTGTATCAGGCTTTTGCTGAACACGTACCTCATGCGCAAATTATTTTACAAACGTATTTTGAAAAAATAACTGCTTATGAAAAAATAGTGAATCTTCCAGTAAAAGCGATTGGCATGGATTTTGTTCACGGAGATTCTTTAGAACTATTAAAAACATATGGATTTCCCAAAGATAAGGTGTTAGCAGCCGGGATTATTGATGGACGTAATGTTTGGCGAGCTAATTTAGCAGAAAAGCATACGATTTTGGGAGTGATTAGACAGCTAGTTCATCACGACCAGCTTATTATTCAACCATCTTGTTCGCTCTTGCATGTTCCGGTAACAAAAACATTAGAACAAAAGCTGGATCAGGTCATTTTAGAAGGACTTTCGTTTGCTGATGAGAAGTTGGATGAAGCAGTTACATTAACGAAAGGGTTGAATGATGGTATAGTCTCCGTTCAAGCAGAATTCGATCAAGCGAATGAAGCAATTAAACAATTAATAAAGACGTATCAATCCAATAATGAGGTAAGAAAAAAAGTAGCCAATTTAACAAGTGATGATACACACCGAACCGTATCATTTGCAGAACGGATTGAAAAGCAAAAGCAACGTTTACAATTGCCGTTACTGCCGACAACGACAATTGGCAGTTTGCCGCAAACGCCTGAAGTGAGAAAAACACGTACCAAATGGAGAAAAGGCGAGATTACGGATCAAGCGTATGAACAGTTTGTGAAGGAGCAAATTAAATGCTGGATCAAAATTCAGGAAAAACTCGATATCGACGTTCTCGTTCATGGTGAATTTGAGCGAAATGACATGGTTGAATACTTTGGGGAAAAATTGAATGGTTTTACTATGACAGAGTTTGGCTGGGTGCAGTCGTATGGCTCACGTTGTGTCAAACCGCCATTGATTTTTGGAGATGTGTCTTGGGATAAACCGATAACAGTAAAGGAGAGCGTTTATGCACAGTCATTAACAAAACGTCCGGTGAAGGGAATGTTAACGGGGCCGGTAACCATTTTAAACTGGTCTTTTGTTCATGATACAACACCACGCTATGAAATTATGAAACAAATTGCTCTAGCATTGCAAAAGGAAGTGGAGGCTTTAGAAGAAAATGGAATTAACATTATTCAGGTAGATGAACCAGCTTTACGTGAAGGGTTGCCGCTTAATCGAACAAAGTGGGATGAATATTTAACAGAATCGTCACTTGCCTTTCGCCTCGCAACGGCAACCGCTAAAGCCGATACACAAATTCATACACATATGTGCTATTCCAATTTTGAAGATATTTTTGATTGTATCGATGATCTTGATGCAGATGTAATTTCAATTGAAACGTCACGGAGTCATGGTGAAATGGTCTCTACCTTTGAAGATAATACGTATCAAAAAGAAATTGGCTTAGGTGTTTATGATATTCATAGTCCACGTATTCCATCTGTTGATGAAATTAAACAAAATATTAATCGTGCATTACAAACGATCGCACCTAACCAATTTTGGATTAACCCAGATTGTGGTTTAAAAACACGAAGAGAAGACGAAACCATTGCCGCATTAAAAGTTATGGTGCAAGCTGCAAAAGAAGTGCGAAATAAACAGTTGGCCTCTCAAAAGTAATCTTGTTGCTAGAATAAAATTTTCGTATAGGGTAGATACGACGACGAAAAATTTTCTATGCAGTATATGTACAGCTGGTCAATTACTACACGAACTAAATTTTTTCTTCATTAACGCATTGGTTAGTACATGACAGTTGGCTCTTCGCTCAAAAGCGTACTCTAAGTAGAGCGGGAGGTAAACGGCCAAAGTGATTATTAACAAACTGCAAATGAAAAGTAAGTCTATTATGTAAGGCTCGTTTCAGATAGAAGCGAGCCATTTGTTGCGATACATTTCTAAACGCTTACAGGCAAACTCGTATTCAACATTAAATAAATTCATCACATACTTTGGGGTTATTTTCGTTTTGATCCGTTGTAACATAAAAGTTGGTATACATAGGTGGTAGCTGAAATAATTAGCTTGCCATTCTTGTAATTCAATAAACGTGGATGGTAAGAATTCTTGCCTTCCAGTATGCCACAGAAAATGAGCAATTTCATGGCTGAATTCTTGCCATTGTACTTGTTCACTGTTTGTCGCTTGTAAGAAAATAAGGCATTTCCCGTTTCGATAAACCGTTTCACTGCTAAATTCCCAATAATAAACGGGAATCTGTAATGCATTGGAGATTTTATCAATAGTTAAATCAGAAGGCTGATTCATATTTAATTTTAATAGTAATTGTTTGACATAGTCCTCTGTACGTGTGTAATGAAACATTAGATCCCCCTAAACGGAATATATGTTCGTTTATTTGTGAAAAATAAATAGTGTACATCAAATACACTATAAGTGCGTATTCAAAAATAAATAATCTGATGTCGCTAGGATCGCAATCTCCTTCGAAAATGGTGGTGTGTCGCTGGCGAAGCATTTTTTTATTACCCCTTGAAAAAGAAAAGCTCTTTTTTGCTTATAAATTCGCCGCGTCATTCTTACCAGACTTTTTGAACATCCTCTTATTTCTCTTCTTCTTTAAAAGCTTCCCATATTCTTTTTAATCTTCGTAGATCTTCTTCTTTACTCTTTGGTAATTCTTTGTACCATCTTTCTAGTGAAGGATCATTACGAAATGCTGTAAATGCTTCTTCTTCTGTGAGCTTAGGATTATCGGATCTGCCTAGTAAATAGTCGGTGGTAACATTTAGTACGGTTGCTAGTTTGTCTAATTCATGATCTTTTATTGGTCTATCTCCGGATTCAATTCGATTCATCACACTGACATTTATGTTCATGCGTTTAGCGAGCTCACGTTGCGTCCAGTTCCTAGCTTCTCTTAATGTAACAATTCGTTTTCCAATTTTCAATGTAGACACCACTTTCTATACTAGCAAATAAATCATAACATGATTGCTAAAAAAGAAACAGGCATTTCTATATTAGCAAGGACACAATTTGACATTTCTGTTTTAGCAATGTAATATAAGAACAAACGTTCTATAGTTAAAATTTGGAATGATTGGAGGAGATGATGATGGCTTACAAACAAGATATAAATAAAAGAATTAATAATGACATTCATTGGGTTGTTAGTGATTATAGAAAGGATAAACGAACAGGAGCACTGTCTCCAGTTATTCGTAGTGAATATGCAGAGCAATTGTTTAAGAAAGGGGCAGGGTTTTGTGAACAAACAACAAATGGAACGGACGT is a genomic window of Virgibacillus proomii containing:
- the metE gene encoding 5-methyltetrahydropteroyltriglutamate--homocysteine S-methyltransferase, which translates into the protein MSKIKSSNIGYPRIGENREWKRALENFWSGVISETELIEKTTEIRLRNLKKQQEKGIDLIPVNDFSLYDHVLDTAIMFGIVPKRFNYTGGKVDRHTYFAIARGTDGAVASEMTKWFNTNYHYIVPELNGVKPSLVENRALTFYQEAKEKLGIDGKPVLLGPVTFVKLAKGYDPQEFSTIVEKFIPQYVQILQELVEAGASWIQIDEPILVTQSSKEEIAVVEKVYQAFAEHVPHAQIILQTYFEKITAYEKIVNLPVKAIGMDFVHGDSLELLKTYGFPKDKVLAAGIIDGRNVWRANLAEKHTILGVIRQLVHHDQLIIQPSCSLLHVPVTKTLEQKLDQVILEGLSFADEKLDEAVTLTKGLNDGIVSVQAEFDQANEAIKQLIKTYQSNNEVRKKVANLTSDDTHRTVSFAERIEKQKQRLQLPLLPTTTIGSLPQTPEVRKTRTKWRKGEITDQAYEQFVKEQIKCWIKIQEKLDIDVLVHGEFERNDMVEYFGEKLNGFTMTEFGWVQSYGSRCVKPPLIFGDVSWDKPITVKESVYAQSLTKRPVKGMLTGPVTILNWSFVHDTTPRYEIMKQIALALQKEVEALEENGINIIQVDEPALREGLPLNRTKWDEYLTESSLAFRLATATAKADTQIHTHMCYSNFEDIFDCIDDLDADVISIETSRSHGEMVSTFEDNTYQKEIGLGVYDIHSPRIPSVDEIKQNINRALQTIAPNQFWINPDCGLKTRREDETIAALKVMVQAAKEVRNKQLASQK
- a CDS encoding ImmA/IrrE family metallo-endopeptidase, producing MFHYTRTEDYVKQLLLKLNMNQPSDLTIDKISNALQIPVYYWEFSSETVYRNGKCLIFLQATNSEQVQWQEFSHEIAHFLWHTGRQEFLPSTFIELQEWQANYFSYHLCIPTFMLQRIKTKITPKYVMNLFNVEYEFACKRLEMYRNKWLASI
- a CDS encoding helix-turn-helix domain-containing protein is translated as MKIGKRIVTLREARNWTQRELAKRMNINVSVMNRIESGDRPIKDHELDKLATVLNVTTDYLLGRSDNPKLTEEEAFTAFRNDPSLERWYKELPKSKEEDLRRLKRIWEAFKEEEK